A single genomic interval of Drosophila virilis strain 15010-1051.87 chromosome 2, Dvir_AGI_RSII-ME, whole genome shotgun sequence harbors:
- the Osi2 gene encoding uncharacterized protein Osi2: MTMNALALLTIVSCCGIGLVAGDGLRLPDQQSSNNIQQIYAPQPQLQPQQTLQFQQQSQQPQPAQPGEEQGRSSLLSIFGLGNDNDPYLARTNSNCLGGDLSECFKTQALNTFDEIFYKDQYRLSDFARVVRLPETQQRSLLQEPFEYSEEPRSEDDDWNLLVKYALRRAERFIKSTALELEWPEELTEAGRYEARFIGNDIDDELDVVENKRAGHFSRKKLKKMIIPLLLVLKIFKLKLLLFLPFILGIAGLKKILGLAAIILPGLFAYFKLCRPPGGVGGAFGGGLSGLFGSKNTFPEYTPQGVGAATYYHHHDHFEGGHGGGAPGPYYRPEPSFAKPYSDYYSKSYHQADGQVQAQQVGGNSISFGDAQEGAYNGYYGRNTGKDIAAEPQVQQQKS, translated from the exons ATGACAATGAACGCGCTCGCCTTACTGACCATCGTTTCCTGCTGCGGCATCGGCCTCGTCGCCGGCGATGGACTGCGTCTGCCCGACCAGCAGTCGTCCAACAACATACAGCAGATATACGCCCCGCAGCcacagctgcagccgcagcagacGCTACAGTTCCAGCAGCAGtcacagcagccgcagccagcTCAGCCCGGCGAGGAACAGGGTCGCTCCTCACTGCTGAGCATCTTCGGCTTGGGCAATGACAATGATCCCTATTTGGCGCGCACCAATAGCAACTGCCTGGGCGGCGATCTGTCCGAGTGCTTCAAGACGCAGGCGCTGAACACGTTCGATGAGATCTTCTACAAGGATCAGTATCG CCTGTCGGACTTTGCGCGCGTGGTGCGCCTGCCGGAGACCCAGCAGAGGTCGCTGCTGCAGGAGCCCTTCGAGTACTCCGAGGAACCGCGCTCCGAGGACGATGACTGGAATCTGCTGGTGAAATATGCACTGCGTCGCGCCGAACG CTTCATCAAGTCCACCGCGCTGGAGTTGGAGTGGCCCGAGGAGCTGACCGAGGCGGGCCGCTACGAGGCGCGCTTCATTGGCAATGACATTGACGACGAGCTGGATGTCGTTGAAAACAAACGTGCCGGCCACTTCT CACGCAAGAAGCTAAAGAAGATGATAATTCCcctgttgctggtgctgaaGATCTTCAAACTGAAGCTGCTGCTCTTCCTGCCCTTCATACTGGGTATTGCGGGCCTGAAGAAGATTCTCGGCTTGGCTGCCATCATTCTGCCCGGTCTGTTCGCTTACTTCAAGCTCTGCCGCCCGCCCGGTGGTGTCGGTGGCGCCTTCGGCGGCGGCCTCTCCGGCCTCTTTGGCAGCAAGAACACCTTCCCCGAGTACACGCCCCAGGGCGTGGGCGCTGCCACCTACTACCATCATCATGACCACTTCGAAGGCGGCCATGGCGGCGGTGCACCCGGTCCCTACTATCGGCCGGAGCCATCGTTTGCCAAGCCCTACAGCGACTACTACAGCAAGAGCTACCACCAGGCCGACGGCCAGGTCCAGGCTCAGCAGGTGGGCGGCAACTCCATCAGCTTCGGCGATGCCCAGGAGGGCGCATACAATGGATATTATGGACGCAACACCGGCAAGGACATTGCTGCCGAGCCGcaggtgcagcagcagaagagtTAG
- the Osi3 gene encoding uncharacterized protein Osi3, whose product MQTFTFYTLLGMALVLATARATPTLSGSDNSINGDYGNRNEEQIMIKLNEKCIQNDNHSCSMLKTIVFLDRLFKKSNFDLSENFRVSRNRDMPDVADDAEDELLLARAMDSDEESYGLLIANKLWRFVRSRTLRYKFSDNADFVVHSEPQGSLNIGVSVRPIEALEEGRGKMKNMGPILMMMAAKTGMVGAIMLKGLFLLAGKALIVSKIALLLAVIISLKKLLSQKKTIVEVPSHHDSYSSGWSRALDGFVEGLAQVPAHIMAQEAQDMAYSAQQPSKVAQ is encoded by the exons atgCAAACATTCACTTTCTATACGCTGCTGGGTATGGCCCTCGTTCTGGCCACGGCACGCGCCACGCCCACCCTAAGCGGAAGTGACAACTCG ATAAACGGGGATTATGGTAACCGGAACGAGGAGCAGATTATGATCAAGCTAAACGAGAAGTGCATACAGAATGACAATCATTCGTGCAGCATGCTCAAGACGATTGTCTTTTTGGATCGTCTGTTCAAGAAGTCCAATTTCGATTTGAGCGAAAATTTCCGCGTGTCGCGCAACAG GGATATGCCGGACGTAGCCGATGATGCCGAGGATGAACTGCTGCTGGCTCGCGCCATGGACTCGGATGAGGAGTCGTACGGCCTGCTGATTGCCAACAAGCTGTGGCGATTCGTGCGCTCGCGTACACTGCGCTACAAGTTCTCGGACAACGCGGACTTTGTGGTGCACAGTGAGCCGCAGGGCAGCCTCAACATTGGCGTCTCGGTGCGGCCTATCGAGGCGCTGGAGGAGGGTCGCGGCAAAATGAAGAACATGGGCCCCATTCTAATGATGATGGCCGCCAAGACGGGCATGGTGGGCGCCATCATGTTGAAGGGTCTCTTCCTGCTCGCAGGCAAGGCGCTGATTGTCTCCAAAattgcgctgctgctggcggtcATCATATCACTGAAGAAGCTGCTCTCGCAGAAGAAGACCATTGTGGAGGTGCCGTCACATCATGACAGCTACAGCTCCGGCTGGTCGCGTGCCCTTGACGGCTTTGTGGAGGGCCTGGCCCAGGTGCCGGCACACATAATGGCACAGGAGGCACAGGACATGGCCTACAGTGCGCAGCAGCCAAGCAAGGTGGCGCAATAA
- the Osi5 gene encoding uncharacterized protein Osi5 has product MCRPLCALCLLVCLASAQPGQDSCSQDSGTLLCRGERAVRNVLRNLSKSDQPLVIMRGLELVPVPNNELETPPTASADMDATLLDSMSAYLRTHELNLKLGDLLDEPSGGGQVAEARKKDKGQGLLLAMALMFGKMMAVLGLGGIGALAMKALGVAMVALMMAGMLGLKSAAQQGHESSHSISYVTGEGHHHKRRRREAGNTFAYRAWQR; this is encoded by the exons ATGTGTCGTCCACTCTGTGCACTGTGCCTGCTCGTGTGCCTCGCCAGCGCCCAGCCGGGCCAGGACAGCTGCAGCCAGGACTCCGGCACACTGCTCTGCCGCGGCGAGCGGGCTGTGCGGAATGTGCTGCGCAATCTGAGCAAGAGCGACCAGCCGCTGGTTATAATGCGTGGCCTGGAGCTAGTTCCGGTACCCAACAATGAACTGGAAACGCCGCCAACTGCTTCCGCGGATATGGATGCCACACTCCTCGATAGCATGTCCGCGTACTTGCGCACGCACGAGCTCAACCTGAAGCTGGGCGACCTGCTGGACGAGCCAAGCGGCGGCGGCCAAGTGGCAG AGGCACGCAAGAAGGACAAAGGACAGggcctgctgctggccatgGCGCTGATGTTTGGCAAAATGATGGCCGTGCTGGGCCTGGGCGGCATTGGCGCCTTGGCCATGAAGGCGCTGGGCGTAGCCATGGTGGCGCTCATGATGGCCGGCATGCTGGGCCTGAAATCGGCCGCCCAGCAGGGACACGAGTCCAGCCACAGCATCTCATATGTCACCGGCGAGGGACATCATCACAAGAGGCGCCGCCGTGAGGCAGGCAACACGTTCGCCTACAGGGCCTGGCAACGCTGA
- the Osi4 gene encoding uncharacterized protein Osi4 → MLQYIAASCALLALLCAPPNSAAIHKRSGARAANALGTEAEATPTQPKLVENTDLLDKLSWKCANNASCLHSVANGIVASYRRGETIKLGLFDLVRLPPLDEAHRHKWGSGRALSSFMDFVSGNAIRVPVGPMVFSVQRAEDDSDYIEVALLKKASSGTGRLQGNGGGGGGGLLGGGGGLLGGGNGGGGGLLGGGGDGGGGGGLLGGRRRQQHQDKKQFQMYIPMYLAATTFGWTMVAAKAVGLLTLKALILSKIAFVVAAIVLIKKLMDNAGEKMMYQYPEHTPYMMPYGMDYPMHAAELSPDMFPGALHQLAMAGGGQLPHPGHPGLESMAAESHLQSQVSSDGSNNTNPLAALGAYGGLGHKIKREDSWIAKTTPARRPLIYNYVQPQMQLPFYRS, encoded by the exons ATGTTGCAGTACATCGCTGCGAGCTGCGCGTTGCTGGCGCTTCTGTGCGCACCGCCAAACTCGGCGGCCATCCACAAACGCAGCGGCGCCAGGGCGGCCAATGCGCTGGGCACCGAAGCGGAAGCGACACCCACGCAACCGAAGTTAGTGGAGAACACAGATTTGCTGGATAAGCTGAGCTGGAAGTGCGCCAACAATGCCAGCTGCCTGCACAGCGTCGCCAATGGCATCGTGGCCTCCTATCGCCGCGGCGAGACCATAAAGCTGGGTCTGTTCGATCTGGTGAGGCTGCCGCCGCTGGACGAGGCGCACAGGCACAAGTGGGGCAGCGGCCGTGCTCTGTCCAGCTTCATGGACTTTGTCAGCGGCAATGCGATACGCGTGCCCGTCGGGCCCATGGTGTTCAGTGTGCAGCGGGCCGAGGACGACAGCGATTACATTGAAGTGGCGCTGCTGAAGAAGGCGTCGAGTGGCACAG GACGCCTGCAGGGCaacggcggcggtggcggcggcggacTTCTAGGAGGCGGCGGTGGACTCTTGGGTggcggcaacggcggcggcggcggccttTTGGGTGGgggcggcgacggcggcggcggcggtggcctGCTGGGCGGACGTCGTCGTCAGCAGCATCAGGACAAGAAACAGTTCCAAATGTACATACCCATGTATCTGGCCGCGACAACCTTTGGCTGGACCATGGTGGCCGCCAAGGCGGTGGGCCTGCTGACCCTCAAGGCGCTCATCCTTTCCAAAATAGCCTTTGTCGTGGCCGCCATTGTGCTGATCAAGAAGCTAATGGATAATGCCGGCGAAAA GATGATGTACCAGTACCCGGAGCACACGCCCTACATGATGCCCTACGGAATGGACTATCCTATGCATGCCGCCGAGCTGTCGCCAGACATGTTCCCCGGCGCACTGCATCAGCTAGCCATGGCTGGCGGCGGCCAGTTGCCGCATCCCGGCCATCCCGGACTGGAGAGCATGGCCGCCGAGAGTCATCTGCAGTCGCAGGTCTCCAGCGATGGCAGCAACAATACCAATCCGCTGGCCGCGCTCGGCGCCTACGGCGGACTGGGCCACAAGATCAAACGTGAGGACTCTTGGATAGCGAAGA CCACGCCGGCAAGACGACCGCTTATCTACAACTATGTGCAACCGCAGATGCAGCTGCCCTTTTACCGCTCCTAG